Sequence from the Argentina anserina chromosome 7, drPotAnse1.1, whole genome shotgun sequence genome:
GGGATGAAGCaccgcatggaccaagtgtggtagccgaatggctaggtccgtgacacTATGCTCCCTTAACACCTCCAGATCGTCGTCATTGACACAATCCAGCGCCGCTATCTCCTCGTTGAGCTTGTTTTCCATCGCCTTCACCACCTTCAGCACTTGCTACTCGATCTACACCAAAGCCACGAAAATGAACGAATTGAAAGTTAAGGAGCCTTCTGGGGCACGGTTGAGTGAGTCGCTAAATAGAACTTATCTCCAGACCCATTGAAGTCTAAGCCAGTTACTTTGCCTAATCTGCAATAAAAGCTCCTCCTTCATCTCACCAAGTTAATCGTAGCCAAGCACTCATTGTTCCCCACAGTCAAAGATAGCTTCCCAGATGGATGCAACGACAATTCATTTATGGCCTTCTTATGCGGCTTGAGGCTCTTGAGAAGAACAAAATGGTCGGCCTCGAAGATGCAGAAGGAGCTGTCGGCGTCGCCGGAGATGAGGTTGAAGGGGACGGAAAGCTCAGGGCGGGGTGAAGGAGAGGGAGGTGACGGTGACGGAGTGGTCGTTGAGGGAGCCGACGGAGGTGGATCGGGAGAGGTCATAGAGCTGGATGGTGTCATTAGAGACTCCGGAGCTGGCGGTGGCGAGGGAGGTGATGGCAGAGAGGTGGGAGGGGGGGGGGTTAGGGTTATGAAATTGGGTATGGGAGGGATCGGTGAacggggagggagagaggatTAAGAATAAAGGTAGTAGGGTAATTGTCAGAGAAAACATTGAAATGGTCATAGAGATTTGAAATGGGCAAGTTTTAGGGAAAATTTGTGTAAACAGTCAAAACCCCAAGAGATTGACACGTGACAATTTGACGAAATTTGCTTCTATCTCCTAGCGGAAAGAAACAGAGAAGAACATTACCTATATTACATTCCACTCTTATTTGCATCTTTGAGTTTATGGCAATACTTGATTTTTGAAATGAGCGACGATTTGTCATTGATAGGTAATGTAGATACACCAACATAACATGGAACACCCTTTAggatttcatcaaattaataTAACCATGCgaaataaaactaaattaagcaatgtaacaatctcaatgtcgATGACCTTAAACTtggaattcaagaaaaaacacCCGAGAACTGTGAAACGATTCTTACTTATTCTGACTATGTTGAGGTCACCTTCGAAGCATCTTGTAGGAGGTACCCTCGAGAGGAACCTCTTCGATAGGCGAAGAAACCAAAATGTAAAAACCATCCACCAATATCCCAAACATGAGCCCAACAGTGAATAAGCATGAAAAACAGGCCCATATCACCCTCAGTAGAGCAGCAGCCCAAGCCTAAGTGAAAGGTCCCCAAACTAATCTGGGCACCCAACTGTGCCCAAGGTCGACGACCACTGTCATAAGCCTCACCCGCTGCTTGCTCCAATCTCTATCCTGTCGCCAATACCAGACATCACCCTGGTCCCAACCTCAAGCTCCGCTCAAACACCAACGTTGGCCACCATGCCAACCTGAAGGGCACTCTAGACAGCCTTAAAATTGCCGCCTAAAACCTCTTCCTTGACAATGACTCCGCGCGACACCCCGCTATGTTCACCGTAGAAGTGCCTAACGCCAAACCATCGCCACCAAAGTGAAGCTTCCTCCCGCAATCTGATCTTTATAACATCGGCCGATGATCAACTTTACCACCGCAAAGATCCGAGATCTAAGCGACCCACGACGTCCTCGGATCCCAAATGCAATGGATTTCTCCAAATCCATCACCAGAGAACCCACCAACCAGTAAGAAGATGGCAACCCAGCAGGACCTCGATCCATCTTCCCTCGCACGCCGCAGTGAAGGACATGTTGAAGAAAGGGGGTGCCCGCTCTAATAAAAGGCACTAGAATGACTTAATTATCGGAGGGAGCCTTGCTGGAAGCCGTGGATCACAGCGTACAAAGCCCTATGATAAGAGTCTACTGCCGCCAAGCTAGAGAGAGGATAAGTCTCGCTCTCATCTGCTCACGTCCAAGTCTATGGCAATTATTGAGCtaaaaatttaaagaaaaaaagaagaacaaaacaatAGAAAATAAGCCTAGAAAACGAGATATAATTTGCCATTTTTATTACCTCTAtattgaaaaaagaagaataaaacTAGCTTATACGACGGCGTTTCATGAGGCACTTTTCCTTATCTGACATCCAAAACCAACCCAGTGACTCCCTCTCAGCTTTCAAAGCTCAAAAGAGAGTAAATGGCTTCGCCTTTGCCttcatctctctctcgctTCTCTCTCCTCACCAAACCCACCCCaccccaccaccaccaccgcctcctcctcctcgtcGCTCCGACCCGACCCGCATCTTCCTCCCTCCAATGCCGCGCCGGCACCGGGTTCTTCAACCGCCTCGGCCGCCTCATAAAGGAGAAGGCCAAGAGCGACGTCGACAAGCTCTTCTCCGGGTTCTCCAAGACCCGCGACAACCTCGCCGTCATCGACGAGCTCCTCCTCTACTGGAACCTCGCCGACACCGATCGCGTCCTCGACGAGCTCGAAGAGGTGAAAACCAATTTGAATTGTAATGTAATTTTGGTAATTAGGGTTTTGAAATTTGAGCTGTTCGGGTTTCAGGCTCTGCTGGTATCGGACTTTGGGCCGAAGATCACTATCAAGATTGTGGAGAGTTTGAGGGAGGACATTGTGGCTGGGAAGCTCAAGTCTGGAAGTGAAATTAAggtacatacatacatatgtgATTGGTGATTGATGATTGATTAGGATATTTGGGTGTCGAAAATTTTCGGAACTTGGTGCTGTAGATTGGTATTTACTTGTATATGAAtaatttgagttgatgtgccTAAATGTGCCGAGTAACGAAATGAAGGGTTGGTTATTAGTTAGTGTGGAAGTGAGATGTAATGTGGTGGTGCTGTGGTGATTGTAGGAGGCGTTGAAGAAGAATGTTCTGGATTTGTTGACTATAAAAGGGAAACCTGAGCTTCAACTTGGATACAGGTCGTGTGCttttttgtattattttagaatgttttgGTGTTTGAGGTTGTTTTCTTTGTGCTGGTTATGAGTTGGCTTGTTGTTGATGCtgctttttatttttgttgtcgCGTCAGGAAACCTGCTGTGATTATGGTTGTTGGGGTTAATGGAGGTGGGAAGACAACATCTCTTGGTAAGAATTGAACTGAGTTTGTATCAAATAGTCCACTGATGTTTTAGGTGACGAAGTGATTGGGAAAATTACAGTAGATGAGCTAAACGTAAGAATAAAGAACATCGGATCAAACTTATAGTGGCATATGGTCGCATTGGAGACTTTGATGTATGTTTTTTGCTATTGTTATTCTGCTGTATAAATGGTCAATC
This genomic interval carries:
- the LOC126802060 gene encoding cell division protein FtsY homolog, chloroplastic isoform X2, encoding MASPLPSSLSRFSLLTKPTPPHHHHRLLLLVAPTRPASSSLQCRAGTGFFNRLGRLIKEKAKSDVDKLFSGFSKTRDNLAVIDELLLYWNLADTDRVLDELEEALLVSDFGPKITIKIVESLREDIVAGKLKSGSEIKEALKKNVLDLLTIKGKPELQLGYRKPAVIMVVGVNGGGKTTSLGKLAYRLKKEGAKVLMAAGDTFRAAAGDQLEIWAERTGCEIVVAEKEKAKAATVISQAVKRGKEQGYDIVLCDTSGRLHTNFSLMEELIACKKAVGKAMPGAPNEILQVLDGTTGLNMLPQAREFNEIVGITGLILTKLDGSARGGCVCGK
- the LOC126802060 gene encoding cell division protein FtsY homolog, chloroplastic isoform X3 produces the protein MASPLPSSLSRFSLLTKPTPPHHHHRLLLLVAPTRPASSSLQCRAGTGFFNRLGRLIKEKAKSDVDKLFSGFSKTRDNLAVIDELLLYWNLADTDRVLDELEEALLVSDFGPKITIKIVESLREDIVAGKLKSGSEIKEALKKNVLDLLTIKGKPELQLGYRKPAVIMVVGVNGGGKTTSLGKLAYRLKKEGAKVLMAAGDTFRAAAGDQLEIWAERTGCEIVVAEKEKAKAATVISQAVKRGKEQGYDIVLCDTSGRLHTNFSLMEELIACKKAVGKAMPGAPNCFIMDVCHAPL